The following are from one region of the Corynebacterium hindlerae genome:
- a CDS encoding alpha/beta hydrolase codes for MKKLLKFLLAMLVAVVIIVGVLFGIHSYNSSRFAVPGANPRDKSSYETSQSISPIEGTYLNGFHFLPTEKRHQGVVITFGGSEGSPSYDRAKQLWEQGYEVYALFFFGQPNQQESLAEVPLEFFGEVTALIPEGPITVIGASKGAELTANLAARGAKIDNIVLFTPSEYTYEGLAFGQQEKSSFTQDGEPVPFLPFRNSEVGPSLKMLADMALGLPIRYREIYSSMPERADNTEAARIPIENFHGQGLLFADDQDAMWPGDIAATNLAERNPGLEAHVYPGAGHMFSEDITTFGPSWEKMLGGTVEDNRTAKQDSDRILLDKLSQWHPAS; via the coding sequence ATGAAAAAACTTCTGAAGTTCCTGCTAGCCATGCTGGTAGCCGTTGTCATCATTGTGGGTGTGTTGTTCGGAATTCACAGCTACAATTCCTCGCGATTCGCGGTCCCCGGCGCCAATCCACGCGACAAGTCCAGTTACGAAACCAGCCAGTCCATTTCACCAATTGAGGGAACTTACCTGAATGGCTTCCATTTCCTTCCTACTGAGAAACGCCACCAAGGCGTAGTGATCACTTTCGGCGGTTCCGAAGGCTCCCCAAGTTACGACCGGGCCAAACAGTTGTGGGAGCAAGGCTACGAGGTCTACGCGCTGTTCTTCTTCGGACAACCAAACCAGCAGGAAAGCTTGGCGGAAGTCCCGCTGGAGTTCTTTGGCGAGGTCACAGCCCTCATTCCTGAGGGGCCAATCACTGTGATCGGCGCATCCAAGGGGGCGGAGCTTACCGCGAACTTGGCAGCACGTGGTGCCAAGATCGACAACATAGTGTTATTCACGCCAAGCGAATACACCTACGAAGGCCTTGCCTTCGGGCAACAAGAGAAGTCGTCCTTCACCCAGGATGGTGAGCCGGTGCCGTTCCTCCCCTTCCGAAACTCCGAGGTTGGCCCGTCGCTGAAAATGTTGGCAGACATGGCGTTGGGGTTGCCGATCCGTTACCGCGAGATTTACTCAAGCATGCCCGAACGCGCCGACAATACCGAGGCTGCCCGCATTCCTATTGAGAACTTCCATGGCCAGGGGCTACTCTTCGCCGACGACCAGGACGCCATGTGGCCGGGCGACATCGCCGCAACGAACCTAGCAGAGCGAAACCCCGGCCTTGAGGCGCACGTCTACCCGGGCGCCGGTCACATGTTCTCCGAGGACATCACCACCTTCGGCCCATCTTGGGAAAAGATGCTCGGAGGCACTGTGGAAGACAACCGAACCGCCAAGCAAGACTCGGATCGAATCCTGCTCGACAAGCTGTCCCAGTGGCACCCCGCTAGCTAG
- a CDS encoding MetQ/NlpA family ABC transporter substrate-binding protein: protein MKFRRSAALGLATILAATSLTACGRGASNDEDTIKLGTTEADMGYWKVFEDEAEKAGVKIKTTQFADYSTPNRALSEGEVDANLFQHLKFLAEYNVGANDTLVPIGSTQIVPLALYWKDHSSIDGIDGQEVAVPNDPSNQGRAINVLKQAGLVTLKSEGLVTPTPADIDTAASKVKVVPVDSAQTTTVYSEGKPAIINNTFLERANIDAKAAIFKDDPNAPEAEPYINAIVVRQDDVNNEKIAKLVEVYHTEAVQKALSEDSKGTSVEVKRDKAELKEILDRLQANQK, encoded by the coding sequence ATGAAGTTCCGTCGTTCCGCCGCCTTGGGGCTGGCAACCATCCTCGCCGCCACCTCCCTCACCGCCTGCGGCCGTGGCGCCTCCAATGACGAAGACACCATTAAGCTCGGCACCACCGAAGCTGACATGGGCTACTGGAAGGTCTTCGAAGACGAGGCTGAGAAGGCCGGCGTCAAGATCAAGACCACGCAGTTCGCCGATTACAGCACCCCCAACCGCGCGCTGTCCGAAGGTGAAGTGGACGCTAACCTCTTCCAGCACCTGAAGTTCCTCGCTGAGTACAACGTCGGCGCCAATGACACCCTTGTGCCAATCGGTTCCACCCAGATCGTGCCTCTCGCGCTCTACTGGAAGGATCACTCGTCCATCGACGGCATCGATGGCCAGGAAGTTGCCGTGCCTAATGACCCTTCCAACCAGGGCCGTGCCATCAACGTCCTCAAGCAGGCTGGACTGGTTACTCTGAAGTCCGAAGGCTTGGTGACCCCAACCCCAGCCGACATTGATACCGCCGCGTCCAAGGTGAAGGTCGTTCCGGTCGACTCTGCACAGACCACTACCGTGTACAGCGAAGGCAAGCCAGCAATCATCAACAACACTTTCCTGGAGCGTGCCAACATCGACGCGAAGGCTGCGATCTTCAAGGACGATCCAAACGCACCTGAGGCTGAGCCATACATCAACGCCATCGTGGTTCGTCAGGACGACGTCAACAACGAAAAGATCGCTAAGCTCGTAGAGGTCTACCACACCGAAGCTGTCCAGAAGGCTCTTTCCGAGGACTCCAAGGGCACTTCCGTCGAAGTTAAGCGTGATAAGGCTGAGCTGAAGGAAATCCTCGATCGCCTGCAGGCTAACCAAAAATAA
- a CDS encoding methionine ABC transporter permease, whose amino-acid sequence MTETILAANWDRLGDSFISAIIDTLYMVSITMVAGGIFGLCLGILLYTTRAGGILQSTPLYWLLNLLVNFVRPIPFIILIAFIGPITKLAIGSTIGIDAATFVMSVAATFGVARIVEQNLVAIDPGVIEAARSMGASPWRIIRTVIIPEALGPLILGFTFIFIAVVDMSAMAGYIGGGGLGDFAIVYGYRSFDTEVTLAATAVIIVIVQIAQLFGNWLSKKIMRR is encoded by the coding sequence ATGACCGAAACCATCCTCGCCGCCAACTGGGACCGGTTAGGCGACAGCTTCATCTCCGCAATCATCGACACTCTGTACATGGTGTCCATCACCATGGTTGCCGGTGGTATCTTCGGCCTCTGCCTCGGCATCCTGCTCTACACCACCCGCGCCGGCGGTATCTTGCAGAGCACTCCCCTGTACTGGCTGCTCAACCTGCTGGTGAACTTTGTCCGGCCGATCCCCTTCATCATCTTGATCGCCTTCATTGGACCGATCACCAAGCTCGCCATCGGTTCCACCATCGGCATCGATGCCGCAACCTTCGTTATGTCCGTAGCCGCCACCTTTGGTGTCGCACGAATCGTGGAACAAAACCTCGTCGCCATCGATCCAGGCGTCATCGAAGCCGCTCGCTCCATGGGCGCCTCCCCATGGCGCATCATCCGCACCGTGATCATCCCCGAAGCACTCGGCCCACTGATCCTCGGCTTCACCTTCATCTTCATCGCCGTCGTCGACATGTCCGCGATGGCCGGCTACATCGGTGGCGGCGGCCTCGGCGACTTCGCCATCGTCTACGGGTACCGCTCCTTCGACACCGAAGTTACCCTCGCAGCAACCGCAGTGATCATCGTGATCGTCCAGATCGCGCAACTGTTCGGAAACTGGTTGTCTAAGAAGATTATGCGTCGTTAG
- a CDS encoding protein adenylyltransferase SelO family protein produces MKPEFPIAEALPELAYHAGGEATPDPELLLLNEPLAVDLGLDPDWLRSPEGITFLLGQSGGYALAYAGHQFGQYSPLLGDGRALLLGTFEGYEVQAKGTGRTPFSRGGDGRGPLDAMLREYLISEYMHAIGIPTTRGLAVLTTGRKIQRQLVVPAAVGVRVARSHLRVGTFELVRNNGTPDMMDRLESFAWSLFPGGVSAVAQRQCDTVAQWMGVGFVHGVMNTDNCSISGETLDYGPCAFLDTHDPAACFSSIDTQKRYAYGRQPAILQWNLAQLGFKGDFVSMFSSSLQRVFARKLGKSDPDAINEWFASLPGKDHTLVHTDLPGTNPQVIPRNHVVQQALDAANEGDMSQFLALHEVLQQPYEKPPAEYQQTAEQYVTYCGT; encoded by the coding sequence ATGAAGCCAGAATTCCCGATCGCCGAAGCCCTGCCCGAGCTTGCCTACCATGCCGGTGGCGAGGCGACGCCCGACCCCGAACTTCTGCTCCTCAACGAGCCCCTAGCCGTCGACCTTGGCCTCGATCCCGATTGGCTCCGCTCACCCGAGGGCATCACATTCCTGCTCGGCCAGTCCGGCGGTTACGCTCTCGCCTACGCCGGGCACCAGTTCGGTCAGTATTCGCCGCTGCTTGGCGACGGCCGTGCCCTCCTCCTCGGGACCTTCGAAGGATACGAAGTGCAGGCAAAGGGGACCGGCCGGACCCCATTTTCCCGCGGTGGTGACGGTCGGGGACCGCTGGATGCGATGCTTCGCGAGTACTTGATCTCCGAGTACATGCACGCCATCGGTATTCCCACCACCCGAGGACTCGCAGTGCTCACCACGGGACGGAAAATTCAACGCCAGCTAGTGGTTCCGGCTGCGGTAGGTGTGCGCGTAGCGCGCTCTCACCTGCGCGTGGGCACGTTTGAACTTGTTCGTAATAATGGCACTCCAGACATGATGGACCGGCTCGAGTCTTTTGCGTGGTCGTTGTTCCCCGGCGGTGTGTCAGCTGTTGCCCAACGCCAGTGCGACACCGTGGCGCAATGGATGGGCGTTGGTTTCGTACACGGCGTGATGAACACCGATAACTGCTCGATCTCCGGCGAAACCCTAGACTACGGGCCCTGTGCATTCCTAGACACCCATGATCCGGCGGCGTGCTTCAGCTCGATTGATACTCAGAAGAGGTACGCCTACGGGCGCCAACCCGCCATCTTGCAATGGAACCTTGCGCAGCTGGGCTTCAAGGGGGACTTCGTCTCTATGTTCTCCTCATCACTACAGCGCGTTTTTGCTCGCAAGCTGGGAAAATCCGATCCGGATGCTATCAACGAATGGTTTGCCTCGCTCCCGGGCAAAGACCACACTCTGGTTCACACGGACCTGCCTGGCACTAATCCCCAGGTCATCCCACGTAATCACGTGGTGCAACAGGCACTCGATGCCGCGAACGAAGGAGACATGTCGCAGTTCCTTGCATTGCACGAAGTGCTGCAACAGCCATATGAAAAGCCGCCTGCTGAATATCAGCAGACGGCAGAGCAGTACGTCACGTATTGCGGTACTTAG
- a CDS encoding error-prone DNA polymerase gives MEWNGGPVGFNGRPLSWSKLEKILNGQQVSTPVSVRHLEEELVENNPCVRKDFVELHARSSYNFLVGASEPEELVARAAELGMPALGIVDRDGFYGAVKFAEAAAHAGISTVFGAELSLADAPLTVLARSPEGYRRLSHVITDARMAGGTKDTTVYPPLEQLGEHAKHWIILADHRWFPGLDVLVDTFGVDSVVLEHQALLIPEDADRLAALRDAQTRFGLRAVASAVPTAASLSSVRLAAAKNALKLRMGVAQAEAHLHPMGASWLRGEDTLRRALNDAPDLIDATIPLAEECAFTLDLVAPNLPHWDVPAEESEMSYLAALTRQRFRDRYAQRPADVQERARAQIDYELSVIESLGFPGYFLIVMDLVDFCRANDILCQGRGSAANSAVCFALGITAVEPIGAGLLFERFLSPDRDGPPDIDIDIESGRREEVIQYVYRKYGRDNAAQVANVITYRTKGAIRDAGRALGYPQGSCDSWSRGSSEPPERVVELAQQLTGQPRHLGIHSGGMVICDRPIADVVPVEWARMADRSVVQWDKDDCASAGLVKFDLLGLGMLEALHHMIDLVAQHREVTVNLWDLDLADPAIYDMLSRADAVGVFQVESRAQLATLPRLKPRNFFDLVVEVALIRPGPIQGGSVHPYIRRRNGQEPVTYDHPCLEAALGKTLGIPLFQEQLMQMARDAAGFTGAEADSLRRAMGSKRSPAKMAALKERFYTGLRETNGISGEIADKLWNKMVAFAAYGFPESHSQSFAGLVYFSAWFKHYYPAEFCVGLLRAQPMGFYSPQSLIQDARRHGVRILPISVNHSGVEADCPGGAIRLGLNLVRGLGEEAAARVADAAPFTGVADLARRADLSVSHTEALARAGALDCFGIDRRQALWEAGIAATEKDGMLPGLSAIEAPSLPGMNAFELLATDIATTGVTHHTQPMAMLRSALGDAGVIPANQLLHVEDGSRILVAGVVTHRQRPRTASGLTFLGMEDETGLINVMVSPGLWARHKVVARTSKALLVRGIIQNATGAPTLVADKLEALPVGEYLSRGSRDFR, from the coding sequence ATGGAATGGAATGGGGGTCCGGTCGGGTTCAATGGTAGACCACTAAGCTGGTCAAAGCTGGAAAAGATCCTCAATGGGCAGCAGGTTTCCACGCCAGTGTCTGTGCGTCATCTGGAGGAAGAACTTGTTGAAAATAATCCATGTGTGCGAAAGGATTTTGTAGAGCTTCATGCCCGAAGTTCGTACAACTTTCTCGTCGGTGCGTCTGAACCGGAAGAATTGGTGGCGCGTGCCGCAGAACTAGGCATGCCCGCTTTGGGAATCGTCGATCGCGATGGATTCTACGGCGCCGTCAAATTTGCGGAAGCAGCAGCTCACGCTGGAATCAGCACCGTTTTCGGGGCCGAGCTTTCGCTTGCCGACGCCCCACTCACCGTACTAGCGCGCAGCCCCGAAGGGTACCGGCGCCTCTCCCACGTCATCACTGACGCCCGCATGGCAGGAGGCACCAAAGACACCACTGTCTATCCACCTCTGGAACAACTCGGCGAACACGCGAAACATTGGATCATTTTGGCAGATCACCGTTGGTTTCCGGGCCTCGATGTGCTGGTAGATACCTTCGGCGTGGACAGCGTCGTCCTTGAACACCAAGCCCTCCTGATCCCCGAGGACGCCGATCGCCTCGCAGCACTACGAGACGCACAAACCCGCTTCGGATTGCGGGCAGTGGCGTCGGCGGTGCCCACGGCGGCGTCGTTAAGCAGCGTGCGGTTGGCCGCGGCGAAAAATGCGCTGAAGCTGCGTATGGGCGTGGCCCAGGCAGAAGCGCACCTGCATCCGATGGGAGCGTCGTGGCTGCGCGGCGAGGACACGCTGCGGCGCGCGCTTAACGACGCCCCAGACCTCATCGACGCCACCATCCCTCTCGCCGAAGAGTGTGCCTTCACGCTCGACCTTGTTGCGCCGAATCTCCCGCACTGGGATGTGCCGGCGGAGGAGAGTGAAATGAGCTATCTGGCGGCGCTGACTAGGCAGCGCTTCCGTGATCGCTACGCGCAACGGCCCGCTGACGTGCAAGAACGCGCCCGCGCGCAGATCGACTACGAGCTGAGCGTCATCGAATCGCTAGGCTTTCCTGGCTATTTTTTGATCGTCATGGACCTGGTGGACTTTTGCCGCGCCAACGACATCCTGTGCCAGGGGCGAGGATCCGCTGCGAACTCCGCGGTCTGCTTCGCACTAGGTATCACCGCTGTCGAACCTATCGGAGCGGGCCTGCTCTTTGAACGTTTCCTCTCCCCAGACCGGGACGGCCCACCTGACATTGACATTGACATCGAATCGGGGCGCAGAGAAGAAGTGATCCAATACGTCTACCGAAAATACGGCAGAGACAACGCTGCGCAAGTAGCGAACGTGATCACCTACCGAACCAAAGGCGCCATTCGTGACGCCGGGCGCGCACTCGGCTACCCACAAGGTAGTTGTGACTCCTGGTCGCGAGGCAGCTCCGAACCACCAGAACGCGTGGTAGAATTAGCGCAGCAGCTCACCGGACAACCTCGTCACCTCGGCATCCACTCCGGTGGCATGGTGATCTGCGACCGGCCCATCGCCGACGTTGTGCCGGTGGAATGGGCGCGGATGGCAGACCGATCCGTGGTGCAATGGGACAAAGATGACTGCGCCTCGGCAGGACTCGTGAAGTTCGATCTCCTGGGGCTCGGCATGCTCGAAGCGTTGCATCACATGATTGACCTGGTGGCGCAGCACCGCGAGGTAACAGTGAATCTATGGGACCTCGACCTTGCCGACCCCGCAATCTACGACATGCTCTCCCGCGCCGACGCGGTGGGAGTGTTCCAAGTGGAATCGAGGGCCCAACTGGCAACCCTGCCCAGGCTTAAACCGCGAAACTTCTTCGACCTCGTCGTGGAAGTCGCCCTGATCCGTCCCGGCCCAATCCAGGGCGGCAGCGTGCACCCGTACATTCGGCGACGCAACGGGCAAGAGCCCGTGACCTACGATCACCCCTGCCTCGAAGCCGCACTAGGTAAAACCTTAGGAATTCCCCTGTTCCAGGAACAATTGATGCAAATGGCTCGCGATGCCGCCGGATTTACCGGCGCGGAAGCCGATTCCCTCCGGCGCGCCATGGGGTCCAAACGCTCCCCGGCAAAAATGGCTGCACTTAAGGAGCGGTTCTACACCGGGCTGCGAGAAACCAACGGCATATCCGGGGAAATCGCAGATAAACTCTGGAACAAAATGGTCGCCTTCGCAGCCTACGGATTCCCCGAATCCCACTCCCAATCCTTCGCCGGGTTGGTGTACTTTTCTGCCTGGTTCAAGCACTACTACCCGGCAGAATTCTGTGTGGGATTGCTCAGGGCGCAACCGATGGGCTTCTACTCACCACAATCCCTCATCCAGGATGCTCGCAGGCACGGGGTGCGTATCCTCCCGATCTCGGTCAATCACTCGGGAGTAGAAGCAGATTGCCCAGGAGGGGCCATACGGCTGGGGCTCAACCTGGTCCGCGGACTCGGGGAGGAAGCAGCAGCCCGCGTGGCCGATGCCGCGCCATTCACGGGGGTGGCTGACCTCGCTCGTCGGGCAGATCTCAGTGTCTCCCACACCGAAGCGCTCGCCCGCGCCGGGGCACTCGATTGCTTTGGAATAGACCGCAGGCAAGCGCTGTGGGAAGCCGGGATCGCTGCTACGGAAAAAGACGGCATGTTGCCCGGCCTTTCTGCCATAGAAGCTCCTTCACTACCAGGCATGAACGCCTTTGAGTTGCTCGCAACAGATATCGCCACCACCGGTGTCACTCACCACACCCAGCCCATGGCGATGCTGCGCAGCGCGCTAGGTGATGCCGGAGTCATCCCGGCCAACCAGCTTTTGCACGTTGAGGATGGCAGTCGAATCCTTGTCGCCGGCGTGGTCACTCACCGCCAACGGCCACGCACCGCCAGCGGACTGACCTTTTTGGGAATGGAAGACGAAACCGGGCTGATCAACGTGATGGTGTCCCCAGGGCTGTGGGCACGTCACAAGGTGGTAGCCCGCACATCAAAAGCACTGCTCGTGCGGGGAATCATTCAAAATGCTACCGGCGCACCGACGCTGGTTGCAGACAAACTCGAAGCCCTGCCGGTCGGAGAATATCTCAGCAGGGGATCCAGGGATTTCAGGTGA
- a CDS encoding trimeric intracellular cation channel family protein, producing MFTLLKILWIIGITAEGMTGALAAGRQRMDLFGVAVIASVTAIGGGSIRDMLLGNYPLTWVKEPYYLLLIWVAALATVGMPFLLENFRVVFLVLDAIGLSAFAVIGTEVALRLGHGFIIAVVASVTTGVFGGVLRDMLCSRIPLVFQKELYASIAVLATCVYFVMMWLGASEPVTVVVAVLIAVNTRLLAIWRGWALPVFDYQERS from the coding sequence ATGTTTACTCTGCTCAAAATCCTGTGGATCATCGGCATCACTGCCGAAGGGATGACTGGGGCCCTGGCTGCTGGCCGGCAGCGCATGGACTTGTTTGGTGTAGCGGTTATTGCGTCAGTCACCGCGATTGGTGGTGGATCCATTCGAGACATGCTGCTGGGCAACTACCCGTTGACCTGGGTGAAAGAACCTTACTACCTGCTGTTGATATGGGTCGCGGCATTAGCTACGGTTGGCATGCCGTTTCTCCTGGAGAATTTCCGGGTCGTCTTTTTAGTGTTAGATGCCATTGGTTTATCAGCATTTGCAGTGATCGGCACAGAAGTGGCGCTTCGCCTGGGGCATGGTTTCATCATTGCGGTGGTCGCTTCAGTGACCACCGGTGTGTTCGGCGGTGTGCTGCGGGATATGCTGTGTAGCCGCATTCCGCTGGTATTTCAAAAGGAGCTGTATGCGTCCATCGCAGTGCTCGCCACCTGCGTCTATTTCGTGATGATGTGGCTGGGGGCCTCTGAGCCTGTCACCGTTGTGGTTGCGGTGCTCATTGCCGTGAATACACGGCTCCTTGCCATTTGGCGTGGCTGGGCACTGCCGGTGTTTGATTACCAGGAACGCAGCTAG
- a CDS encoding ATP-binding protein produces the protein MQLNSGEVKAVLAELRSRRGDSASIEVKAAQGGLPADIGATVCAFANMPNGGTVMLGIGEERNFEILGVSEPAQLEAGLIEAARMSVDPCPHINSYVVQLQQKQVVIANIQGLDPLDRPARFHGKAYLRQSDGNYEMSATELRMLESSKLQVDVSATFEQRPVADTAVEDLDPALVAKFLSAARTRISRLAGIADDHKLLRTLGVTTATGELTLAGLYGLGNFPQGPLPSLAVTCAVRLPRSDTARLRNLETFHGPVPDLIQAVMQWVARNLDTVEQYQPDGHMKTVLELPLPAIREAVANALVHRDLRPLTVESGKSIDIRLEPGKLVIASPGGLKALSLDQLLSEELTRAEVNQRLYRIAKLITDPDGNSIIEGEGGGIQEILRQCERHAIAPPTFVDTGVKFTTIFWRNQLEQRKQKITASHDPVEILSLGKNAPLIYQVAQTKPDGFSLHDLEEELSLTEAQIRYALAPLLKKGIIHRDGGQGKKNTSYRLAP, from the coding sequence ATGCAACTTAACTCGGGGGAAGTGAAGGCTGTCCTAGCTGAATTGCGCAGCCGTCGTGGCGACTCCGCAAGTATTGAAGTCAAGGCTGCTCAGGGAGGGCTTCCTGCCGATATTGGGGCGACGGTGTGTGCGTTTGCCAACATGCCCAACGGGGGAACTGTCATGTTGGGAATCGGGGAGGAAAGAAACTTTGAAATCCTGGGAGTTTCAGAACCAGCACAACTAGAGGCAGGGCTGATAGAGGCTGCCAGGATGAGCGTGGATCCTTGTCCACATATCAATTCCTATGTGGTGCAGCTGCAACAGAAGCAAGTGGTGATAGCGAACATTCAAGGGCTAGATCCGCTCGATCGACCAGCGCGTTTTCATGGTAAAGCATACTTGCGTCAGTCCGATGGCAATTACGAGATGAGTGCCACTGAATTGCGCATGCTGGAATCCAGCAAACTGCAAGTAGATGTATCCGCTACTTTTGAACAGCGACCCGTCGCCGACACAGCAGTGGAGGATCTGGATCCGGCATTGGTCGCTAAGTTTTTGTCGGCCGCGCGTACCCGCATTTCCCGGCTTGCAGGTATTGCAGACGATCACAAGTTACTCCGCACGTTGGGGGTCACAACTGCTACGGGGGAACTGACGCTTGCCGGACTCTACGGGCTCGGGAACTTCCCGCAAGGTCCCTTGCCTTCACTGGCGGTTACCTGCGCAGTTCGTTTGCCACGCAGTGATACAGCGAGATTGCGCAACCTAGAAACCTTCCACGGTCCGGTGCCGGATCTGATTCAGGCAGTTATGCAGTGGGTGGCTCGTAACCTGGACACGGTCGAGCAGTATCAGCCAGACGGACACATGAAGACGGTCCTCGAACTGCCCTTGCCAGCAATTCGAGAGGCTGTAGCGAACGCGCTGGTGCACCGCGATCTTAGACCCCTGACGGTGGAAAGCGGAAAGTCCATTGACATTCGACTCGAGCCAGGAAAACTGGTCATCGCATCGCCGGGAGGGCTCAAGGCACTTTCCCTCGATCAGCTTCTCAGTGAAGAGCTGACCCGCGCCGAGGTAAATCAGCGACTCTATCGTATTGCCAAACTTATTACCGACCCCGATGGAAACTCAATCATTGAAGGCGAAGGCGGTGGCATCCAGGAAATTCTGCGGCAGTGCGAACGCCACGCGATTGCCCCACCGACTTTTGTGGACACTGGGGTGAAATTCACGACCATTTTTTGGCGGAACCAACTTGAACAGAGAAAACAAAAGATCACTGCATCGCATGATCCCGTGGAGATCCTCAGCCTCGGCAAAAACGCGCCCCTGATCTACCAAGTAGCGCAAACCAAGCCAGATGGCTTTTCCTTGCACGACCTGGAAGAAGAACTATCGCTTACAGAGGCACAAATTCGCTATGCCTTGGCGCCACTGCTGAAAAAAGGAATCATCCACAGGGATGGCGGACAGGGCAAAAAGAATACTTCGTATCGACTCGCACCTTAA
- a CDS encoding methionine ABC transporter ATP-binding protein, which yields MTTAPRPGTRIEFRDITKVFRTNKKTLNALDGINLTVQPGEIIGIIGYSGAGKSTLVRLINGLESATSGELLLDDLNVVGLSEKKLRGVRRDIGMIFQQFNLFSSRTAAGNVAYPLELAGMPKKERQQRVAQLLDFVGLSDKAGHYPEQLSGGQKQRVGIARALATQPRLLLADEATSALDPETTHDVLELLRRVNKEFGITIVVITHEMDVVRSIADKVAVMEAGKVVEYGSVYEVFSNPQTAVAQRFVATSLRNTPDMVESDELLTRPGRIFTINLTEETGFFAAAAEAAPAGVSINIVHGGITTLQHHSFGKVTVQLTGPDDAIEKFYQSVSANAEVQEIKR from the coding sequence GTGACTACCGCACCCCGTCCCGGCACTCGCATCGAGTTCCGGGACATTACCAAAGTCTTCCGCACCAACAAGAAGACGCTGAACGCACTGGACGGCATCAACCTCACTGTCCAACCAGGCGAGATCATCGGCATCATCGGCTACTCCGGCGCCGGCAAGTCCACGCTGGTACGCCTGATCAATGGCCTCGAAAGCGCCACCAGTGGCGAGCTACTTCTCGACGACCTAAACGTCGTCGGCCTGTCCGAAAAGAAGCTCCGTGGCGTGCGTCGCGACATCGGCATGATCTTCCAGCAGTTCAACCTGTTTTCTTCCCGCACCGCCGCCGGCAACGTGGCCTACCCGCTTGAGCTGGCCGGCATGCCCAAGAAGGAACGACAGCAGCGCGTAGCACAATTGCTCGACTTCGTCGGCCTCAGCGATAAAGCCGGTCACTACCCGGAGCAGCTCTCCGGCGGCCAGAAGCAGCGCGTCGGCATCGCCCGCGCACTCGCGACGCAGCCACGCCTGCTGCTTGCCGACGAAGCCACTTCTGCCCTCGACCCGGAAACCACCCACGATGTCCTGGAACTTCTGCGCCGGGTCAACAAGGAATTCGGGATCACCATCGTGGTGATCACTCACGAGATGGACGTGGTGCGTTCCATCGCGGACAAGGTTGCCGTCATGGAAGCTGGCAAGGTGGTCGAATACGGCAGTGTCTACGAAGTCTTCTCCAACCCACAAACCGCCGTGGCTCAACGATTCGTGGCAACCTCGCTGCGTAACACCCCAGACATGGTGGAATCTGACGAGCTGCTTACCCGCCCGGGGCGAATCTTCACCATCAACCTCACGGAGGAAACTGGTTTCTTCGCTGCCGCAGCCGAAGCTGCGCCGGCAGGAGTCAGCATCAACATCGTGCACGGCGGAATCACCACGCTGCAGCACCACTCCTTTGGCAAAGTAACGGTGCAGCTCACCGGCCCTGACGACGCCATCGAAAAGTTCTACCAGTCCGTATCCGCCAACGCTGAGGTTCAGGAGATCAAACGATGA